A window of the Nisaea acidiphila genome harbors these coding sequences:
- a CDS encoding ABC transporter ATP-binding protein, whose translation MSGIRYQNISKSFGEVEVIRSLDLEIAEGEFVVYVGPSGCGKTTLLRMLAGLEPVSDGRIFIGDRDVTDVSPKERNISMVFQNYALYPHMTVAENIGFGLRLQGVARAERDAAVRETAEMLGLGGLLERKPRALSGGQRQRVAMGRAIIRQPDAFLMDEPLSNLDAQLRNHMRTEIKALQSRLGTTTIYVTHDQVEAMTMADRIVVLNGGVIQQIGTPDELYSRPANRFVAGFIGAPVMNFLPAKKFNTALPAEGAAEIGIRPDDLKLCQKEGPMPVQWPARVELVEPLGGEALVHVAFGDQRACLKHRDGVRPASGEEIEIGFEPGDAHFFAADGTAHAIRDVTPVAAS comes from the coding sequence ATGAGCGGGATCCGGTACCAGAACATTTCCAAGAGTTTCGGCGAGGTCGAGGTGATCAGAAGCCTCGATCTGGAAATCGCCGAGGGCGAATTCGTCGTCTATGTCGGACCCAGCGGCTGCGGTAAGACCACGCTGCTCCGCATGCTTGCGGGGCTTGAGCCCGTGTCCGACGGGCGGATCTTCATCGGCGATCGCGACGTGACCGATGTGTCGCCCAAGGAACGGAACATCTCCATGGTGTTCCAGAATTACGCGCTCTATCCGCATATGACGGTGGCCGAGAATATCGGCTTCGGGCTGCGCCTGCAGGGCGTCGCCCGGGCCGAACGCGATGCCGCCGTGCGCGAGACCGCGGAGATGCTGGGCCTGGGTGGTCTGCTTGAGCGCAAGCCCCGGGCGCTCTCCGGCGGCCAGCGCCAGCGCGTCGCCATGGGGCGCGCGATCATCCGCCAGCCCGACGCCTTCCTGATGGACGAGCCGCTCTCCAATCTCGACGCCCAGCTGCGCAATCACATGCGGACCGAGATCAAGGCGCTGCAGTCCCGCCTCGGCACGACGACGATCTACGTCACCCACGACCAGGTCGAGGCGATGACCATGGCGGACCGGATCGTGGTGCTGAATGGCGGCGTGATCCAGCAGATAGGTACGCCGGACGAGCTCTATTCCCGGCCCGCCAACCGCTTCGTGGCCGGCTTCATCGGCGCTCCGGTGATGAATTTCCTGCCGGCCAAAAAATTCAACACCGCCTTGCCGGCGGAAGGCGCTGCCGAGATCGGCATCCGCCCGGACGATCTCAAGCTCTGTCAGAAAGAGGGACCGATGCCGGTTCAATGGCCTGCCCGTGTCGAGCTTGTGGAGCCGCTCGGCGGCGAGGCGCTGGTGCATGTCGCCTTCGGCGATCAGCGGGCCTGCCTGAAGCATCGCGACGGCGTCCGTCCGGCGTCCGGAGAGGAAATCGAGATCGGTTTCGAGCCCGGCGATGCGCATTTCTTCGCGGCGGACGGGACGGCACATGCGATACGCGATGTAACACCGGTGGCCGCCAGTTGA
- a CDS encoding RidA family protein: MRKRAIVPPALRAAAEQLKMSPAILSGGHLFLTGSTGGNADGTMPGDAAIQMRNALGKIGAILAEAGVGFDAVVEMTTYHVGLREHFEAIDRVRLEHFSEPFPAWTAVEVAGLRRDGAVIEIRVIAEMDTSD, translated from the coding sequence ATGAGAAAACGCGCGATCGTGCCGCCGGCGCTCCGTGCCGCCGCGGAACAGCTGAAGATGTCCCCGGCTATCCTTTCCGGCGGTCATCTCTTTCTGACCGGATCGACCGGCGGCAATGCCGACGGAACCATGCCCGGCGATGCCGCGATCCAGATGCGGAATGCGCTCGGAAAGATCGGCGCGATCCTGGCTGAAGCGGGCGTCGGTTTCGACGCGGTGGTTGAGATGACGACCTACCATGTCGGTCTCCGGGAGCATTTCGAGGCCATCGACCGGGTTCGCCTGGAGCATTTCAGCGAGCCCTTTCCGGCATGGACGGCGGTCGAGGTCGCCGGGTTGCGGCGCGACGGGGCGGTCATCGAGATCCGCGTGATCGCCGAAATGGATACGTCCGACTAG
- a CDS encoding ectoine synthase, giving the protein MIVRTYEDCRDTDRHVVTEGWESVRMLLKDDKMGFSFHITTIFPNSTHEFEYKNHFESVYCVSGGGSITDIATGETHEIKPGTMYALDQHDRHILRGGPEGMIVACCFNPPVSGREVHDETGAYAADVEDAA; this is encoded by the coding sequence ATGATTGTTCGTACTTACGAAGATTGCCGCGATACCGACCGTCATGTGGTGACCGAGGGCTGGGAAAGCGTCCGGATGCTGCTGAAGGACGACAAGATGGGCTTCAGCTTCCACATCACGACGATCTTCCCGAACTCGACCCATGAGTTCGAATACAAGAACCATTTCGAGTCGGTCTATTGCGTTTCCGGCGGTGGTTCGATCACCGATATCGCGACCGGCGAGACCCACGAGATCAAGCCGGGCACGATGTATGCGCTCGACCAGCATGACCGTCACATCCTGCGCGGCGGCCCCGAGGGCATGATCGTCGCCTGCTGCTTCAATCCTCCGGTTTCCGGCCGTGAGGTGCATGACGAGACCGGCGCCTATGCCGCCGACGTGGAGGACGCGGCCTGA
- the ectB gene encoding diaminobutyrate--2-oxoglutarate transaminase encodes MTADLSVYENTESNVRSYCRSFPTTFTSASGAEITAADGKTYIDFLAGCSSLNYGHNDPDMKQALVDYIAGDGIAHGLDFHTEAKGAFLQAFSDHILKPREMNYRVQFTGPTGANAVEAALKLARKVTGRDRIIAFTNGFHGVTLGALACTGNGYHRKGASRPLEGVDRMPYDRAFGDDIDSGKVLEELLNNPSSGYEPPAAFILETVQGEGGLNEASAEWLQTVERVAREHGSLLIVDDIQAGCGRTGTFFSFEKLGICPDIVTMAKSLSGMGLPFAMTLLHPDLDIWSPAEHNGTFRGNNHAFVTARVALEKFWSDSSFSQKIEVKAEFLEERLVALAAKHGGTVKGRGMFRGIDVGSGELADEICAKCFKRGLIIETSGAHGEVVKVLAPLTIELTQFEKGLDILAESMASVIASKSADAA; translated from the coding sequence ATGACTGCTGACCTCTCCGTTTACGAAAATACCGAATCCAACGTGCGCAGCTATTGCCGCTCGTTCCCGACGACCTTCACGTCCGCCTCCGGCGCCGAGATCACGGCCGCCGACGGCAAGACCTATATCGATTTTCTCGCCGGCTGCTCCTCTCTGAACTACGGGCATAACGACCCGGACATGAAGCAGGCGCTGGTGGACTACATCGCCGGCGACGGCATCGCCCACGGGTTGGATTTCCATACCGAGGCGAAGGGGGCCTTCCTGCAAGCCTTCAGCGACCACATCCTGAAGCCGCGGGAAATGAATTACCGCGTCCAGTTCACCGGCCCGACCGGTGCGAACGCGGTCGAGGCGGCTCTGAAACTCGCCCGCAAGGTGACCGGCCGTGACCGCATCATCGCCTTCACCAACGGCTTCCACGGCGTCACGCTCGGCGCGCTCGCCTGCACTGGTAACGGCTATCACCGCAAGGGCGCCTCCCGTCCGCTCGAGGGCGTCGACCGTATGCCCTACGACCGGGCGTTCGGTGACGATATCGACAGCGGCAAGGTGCTGGAGGAGTTGCTGAACAACCCCTCCAGCGGCTACGAGCCGCCGGCGGCCTTCATCCTGGAGACGGTTCAGGGCGAGGGCGGCCTCAACGAGGCCAGCGCCGAATGGCTTCAGACCGTCGAGCGGGTTGCCCGCGAGCACGGCTCGCTGCTGATCGTCGACGACATCCAGGCCGGCTGCGGCCGGACCGGCACCTTCTTCTCCTTCGAGAAACTCGGTATCTGCCCGGATATCGTCACCATGGCGAAATCGCTCTCGGGCATGGGCCTGCCTTTCGCCATGACCCTGCTGCATCCGGATCTCGATATCTGGAGCCCGGCGGAGCACAACGGCACTTTCCGCGGCAACAATCATGCCTTCGTCACCGCCCGCGTCGCGCTGGAGAAGTTCTGGTCCGACAGCAGCTTCTCCCAGAAGATCGAGGTGAAGGCGGAGTTCCTGGAAGAGCGCCTGGTCGCGCTCGCGGCGAAGCATGGCGGAACGGTCAAGGGCCGCGGCATGTTCCGCGGCATCGATGTCGGCTCCGGCGAACTGGCGGACGAGATCTGTGCCAAGTGCTTCAAGCGCGGCCTGATCATCGAGACCTCCGGCGCCCATGGCGAGGTGGTCAAGGTTCTGGCCCCGCTGACCATCGAGCTGACGCAGTTCGAGAAGGGCCTCGACATCCTCGCGGAGTCCATGGCCTCCGTCATCGCCAGCAAGAGCGCCGACGCCGCGTAA
- a CDS encoding aspartate kinase: MLEPVSPRHTVEKIGGTSIANTDAVLKNVFLRAHTDADPYNRIFVVSAYAGMTDKLLEHKKTGAPGVFAQYAGAESDWAWGDALTRLADDMIAKNADVLADPASRRLADGFVRDRIEGMRNCLLDLQRLCTHGHFRLDRHLETVREMLAGLGEAHSAFNTSLLLKDNGINAVFVDLTGWRDDSEPCLDERIARALDGIDFAKELPIVTGYAHCNDGMVRRFDRGYTEVTFSRLAVVTEAREAVIHKEFHLSSADPKLVGEGSVRTIGQTNYDVADQLSNMGMEAVHPNAAKGLRQAGIPLRVRNTFDPADPGTMFREDYVSEDPRVEIVTGIKDLHMLEFFEQEMVGVKGYDTGILEALKRHNVRIVTKSSNANTITHYLAGSPKAVKRVIADLSEAFPTAEIATRKVALVSAIGSDMSVPELEATALTALAEAGIELLGVQRLSRKVDMMFILEEDRFEEAVKALHGALVETAENRDADRKAA, encoded by the coding sequence ATGCTTGAGCCAGTCTCGCCCCGCCATACGGTGGAGAAGATCGGCGGCACGTCGATCGCCAATACAGACGCCGTCCTGAAGAACGTGTTCCTCAGGGCGCATACCGATGCCGATCCGTACAACCGGATCTTCGTGGTGTCGGCCTATGCCGGGATGACCGACAAGCTTCTGGAGCACAAGAAAACCGGCGCGCCCGGTGTGTTCGCGCAATATGCCGGCGCCGAGTCGGACTGGGCCTGGGGCGATGCGCTCACCAGGCTCGCCGACGACATGATCGCGAAGAACGCGGACGTGCTCGCGGACCCGGCTTCCCGCCGGCTTGCCGACGGCTTCGTGCGCGACCGCATAGAGGGCATGCGGAACTGCCTGCTCGACCTGCAGCGGCTCTGCACGCATGGCCATTTCCGTCTCGACCGGCACCTGGAAACCGTGCGCGAGATGCTGGCCGGGCTCGGCGAGGCGCACAGCGCCTTCAACACCTCGCTCCTGCTTAAGGACAACGGTATCAACGCCGTCTTTGTCGACCTCACCGGCTGGCGCGACGACAGCGAGCCCTGCCTTGACGAGCGGATCGCCCGCGCGCTCGACGGGATCGATTTTGCGAAGGAACTGCCGATCGTCACCGGCTACGCCCATTGCAATGACGGCATGGTCCGCCGCTTCGACCGCGGCTATACCGAGGTTACGTTCTCGCGCCTTGCGGTGGTGACCGAGGCGCGCGAGGCGGTGATCCACAAGGAGTTCCATCTCTCCAGCGCCGACCCGAAGCTGGTGGGCGAGGGAAGCGTGCGGACCATCGGCCAGACCAACTACGATGTCGCCGACCAGCTCTCCAACATGGGCATGGAAGCGGTGCATCCGAACGCGGCCAAGGGCCTCCGCCAGGCCGGCATTCCGCTCCGCGTGCGCAATACCTTCGATCCGGCCGATCCGGGGACGATGTTCCGCGAGGACTACGTTTCGGAAGATCCGCGGGTCGAGATCGTGACCGGCATCAAGGACCTGCACATGCTCGAATTCTTCGAGCAGGAGATGGTCGGCGTGAAGGGCTACGACACCGGAATTCTGGAAGCGTTGAAGCGGCACAATGTCCGCATCGTCACCAAGTCCTCCAACGCGAACACCATCACGCATTATCTCGCCGGTTCGCCGAAAGCGGTGAAACGCGTCATCGCGGATCTGAGCGAGGCCTTCCCGACGGCGGAAATCGCGACCCGCAAGGTGGCACTGGTGTCCGCGATCGGGAGCGACATGTCGGTGCCGGAGCTCGAAGCGACGGCCCTGACGGCCCTCGCGGAGGCCGGCATCGAGCTTCTCGGCGTGCAGCGGCTCTCCCGCAAGGTGGACATGATGTTCATCCTGGAGGAGGACCGGTTCGAGGAGGCGGTGAAGGCTTTGCACGGTGCGCTTGTCGAGACCGCCGAGAACCGGGATGCGGACCGGAAGGCTGCCTGA